One stretch of Akkermansia massiliensis DNA includes these proteins:
- a CDS encoding PP2C family protein-serine/threonine phosphatase yields MAPPTPDTLDCASAQWIGKRREQEDVVKSLPAAGGMLGIVCDGMGGHLRGDCASCVVAQEFAAVFAESGVEDIPERLTEALHAANRALAAIQKEPEESGTTLLAVFIRDRSLWWISVGDSPLYLWSGADSFRMDRLNEDHSMRPIADCLYRKGEMSLQGALRQRCVLRSAVMGGPMELVDISAMPLLLHPGDAVLACSDGLQVWSELLREPSFLALQKARDCSSRELVGTIMEQVKDMLEPQQDNASVWAAVMRKPCTDGK; encoded by the coding sequence ATGGCCCCCCCCACCCCGGATACCCTGGACTGCGCTTCCGCCCAATGGATCGGCAAACGCCGTGAGCAGGAAGACGTGGTTAAAAGCCTTCCCGCCGCCGGCGGGATGCTGGGCATCGTGTGCGACGGCATGGGGGGCCATCTCCGCGGAGACTGCGCCTCCTGCGTGGTGGCGCAGGAATTTGCCGCAGTATTTGCGGAAAGCGGCGTGGAGGATATTCCGGAGCGTCTGACGGAAGCCCTGCATGCCGCCAACCGGGCGCTGGCCGCCATCCAGAAGGAGCCGGAGGAATCCGGAACCACGCTGCTGGCCGTCTTCATCCGTGACCGTTCCCTGTGGTGGATCAGCGTGGGGGATTCCCCCCTTTACTTATGGAGCGGAGCGGACAGCTTCCGCATGGACCGCCTGAATGAAGACCACTCCATGAGGCCCATTGCGGATTGCCTCTACCGGAAGGGGGAAATGTCCCTCCAGGGCGCTCTGCGCCAGCGCTGCGTTCTGCGGTCCGCCGTCATGGGGGGGCCCATGGAACTGGTGGACATCAGCGCCATGCCCCTGCTTCTGCATCCGGGGGATGCGGTGCTGGCCTGCTCGGACGGCTTGCAGGTCTGGAGCGAACTGCTGAGGGAGCCTTCTTTCCTGGCTCTCCAAAAGGCCAGGGACTGTTCCAGCCGGGAGCTGGTGGGAACCATCATGGAGCAGGTGAAGGACATGCTGGAACCGCAGCAGGACAATGCCTCCGTCTGGGCCGCCGTGATGCGGAAACCCTGCACGGACGGTAAATAA